One region of Niallia sp. Man26 genomic DNA includes:
- a CDS encoding ATP-binding cassette domain-containing protein yields the protein MAEKLLEIKDLKQHFNVGRPNLVKAVDGVSFDIYRGETLGLVGESGCGKSTTGRSIIRLYEATSGQVLFNGENVHGKKSTADLKKFNRKMQMIFQDPYASLNPRMTVADIIAEGIDIHGLAKTKKERMEKVYELLNTVGLNKEHANRYPHEFSGGQRQRIGIARALAVDPDFIIADEPISALDVSIQAQVVNLMKKLQKEKGLTYLFIAHDLSMVKYISDRIGVMYFGKLVELAPADELYNNPIHPYTKSLLSAIPLPDPETERTRTRTAYDPAVHQYKEGEELKMREVKPGHFVYCSEAEYNQYKLQFKS from the coding sequence ATGGCTGAGAAATTACTTGAAATAAAAGACTTAAAGCAGCATTTCAATGTCGGCAGACCAAATTTGGTAAAAGCCGTAGATGGTGTATCCTTTGATATCTACAGAGGAGAAACATTAGGTTTAGTTGGTGAATCCGGCTGTGGTAAAAGTACGACAGGCCGATCAATTATTCGCCTTTATGAAGCAACAAGTGGACAAGTTCTATTTAATGGAGAAAATGTTCACGGAAAAAAATCAACTGCAGATTTGAAGAAATTCAATCGTAAAATGCAAATGATTTTCCAAGATCCATATGCATCCTTGAACCCTCGTATGACGGTAGCTGATATTATCGCAGAGGGCATTGATATCCATGGATTAGCGAAAACCAAAAAAGAACGCATGGAAAAGGTATATGAGCTGCTGAATACAGTTGGGTTAAACAAAGAGCATGCCAACCGCTATCCGCATGAGTTTTCCGGCGGACAAAGACAGCGTATCGGAATTGCCCGCGCACTTGCTGTAGATCCAGATTTCATCATTGCCGATGAGCCGATCTCTGCACTTGACGTATCAATCCAAGCTCAGGTTGTAAACTTGATGAAAAAGCTGCAAAAAGAAAAAGGCTTAACATACTTGTTTATTGCCCATGACCTTTCAATGGTTAAATATATTAGTGACCGTATTGGCGTTATGTATTTTGGGAAGCTGGTAGAGTTAGCTCCTGCTGATGAGCTGTACAACAATCCTATCCACCCATATACAAAGAGCTTGCTGTCTGCTATTCCGCTTCCAGACCCTGAGACAGAGCGCACTCGTACAAGAACAGCGTATGATCCTGCTGTACATCAGTATAAAGAGGGCGAAGAGCTTAAAATGCGCGAAGTAAAACCAGGACATTTCGTATATTGTTCGGAGGCAGAGTATAATCAATATAAACTGCAATTCAAAAGTTAA
- a CDS encoding YjbA family protein, producing the protein MQYLHDVWVNWFEGEENGYNVCHFHEWRKEDGVELLDQVPLVKIDSVLFNYIENDLAELPRQLLEEIYQKAYLRKNHERIQLDYCFVVSDGIGILVVDTLGYSIPIRKSRMIPRQEQLAYELLESQETINYNFQTDNEENKEFHILSPEPQMMYGLTRKERQLKQLLFMALDQLHSSENVAEVRYWYTEWSPEKYFDIQSLEFEDAWSELFDCTKFGWSPKHETFCENIIKGQPFFEKLWELEHGPKVN; encoded by the coding sequence ATGCAATATCTTCATGATGTTTGGGTTAATTGGTTTGAAGGAGAAGAAAACGGTTATAATGTTTGCCATTTCCACGAATGGAGAAAAGAAGATGGGGTGGAGCTGCTTGATCAGGTGCCGCTCGTAAAGATTGATTCGGTGTTGTTTAACTACATAGAAAATGATTTAGCAGAGCTTCCGAGGCAGCTGCTTGAAGAAATTTACCAAAAAGCTTATCTTCGAAAAAACCATGAAAGAATCCAATTGGATTATTGCTTTGTTGTTTCAGATGGAATAGGGATTTTGGTTGTTGATACACTTGGTTATTCCATTCCGATTAGAAAAAGCAGGATGATACCTAGGCAGGAACAGCTGGCATATGAGTTACTTGAAAGCCAAGAGACTATAAACTACAACTTTCAAACAGACAACGAAGAAAATAAGGAGTTTCATATCCTGTCGCCTGAGCCGCAAATGATGTACGGGCTGACTAGAAAAGAGCGTCAGCTTAAGCAATTGTTGTTCATGGCACTCGATCAGCTGCATTCCTCTGAAAATGTTGCAGAAGTGAGATATTGGTATACAGAATGGAGCCCAGAGAAGTATTTTGATATTCAAAGCCTTGAATTTGAGGATGCTTGGAGTGAGCTGTTTGACTGCACGAAATTTGGCTGGTCGCCAAAGCATGAGACGTTTTGTGAAAACATCATAAAAGGACAGCCCTTTTTTGAGAAGCTTTGGGAATTAGAACATGGACCAAAGGTAAATTAA
- a CDS encoding ABC transporter ATP-binding protein, with amino-acid sequence MEKLLEVKDLKVSFHTYGGEVQAVRGVSFDLYKGETLAIVGESGSGKSVTSQTLMKLIPMPPGQIKGGQILFKGQDIVPKTEKEMQAIRGKDISMIFQDPMTSLNPTMRIGTQIMEVIIKHQDISKEKAKERAIELLKLVGIPMPEKRVNQYPHEFSGGMRQRAMIAIALAARPSLLIADEPTTALDVTIQAQILDLMKELQNKMDTSIIFITHDLGVVANVADRVAVMYAGEIVEMGTVDEIFYDPRHPYTWGLLASMPSLDNDGETELAAIPGTPPDLTNPPVGDAFAPRNPNALAIDYEQEPPMYQVSETHFVKSWLLHPDAPAVEPPASVKEKIRPLSTNFDKPVLVKGDL; translated from the coding sequence ATGGAAAAATTGTTAGAAGTAAAAGATTTAAAAGTCTCATTCCATACGTATGGAGGAGAAGTTCAAGCAGTACGCGGTGTTTCTTTTGATTTATATAAAGGAGAAACATTGGCTATCGTCGGAGAATCAGGATCAGGAAAAAGTGTAACATCCCAAACATTGATGAAGCTGATTCCAATGCCACCTGGTCAAATTAAAGGCGGACAAATCCTGTTTAAGGGTCAAGATATTGTTCCAAAAACAGAAAAAGAAATGCAAGCTATCCGCGGTAAGGATATCAGCATGATCTTCCAAGATCCAATGACATCATTGAACCCAACGATGAGAATCGGAACACAAATCATGGAAGTAATTATTAAGCATCAGGATATTTCGAAGGAAAAGGCAAAAGAAAGAGCAATTGAATTGCTGAAGCTTGTTGGAATTCCAATGCCAGAAAAAAGGGTTAATCAATACCCTCATGAATTTTCAGGCGGTATGAGACAGCGTGCAATGATTGCTATCGCTCTTGCTGCAAGACCATCCTTGCTTATTGCCGATGAGCCTACAACTGCATTGGATGTTACAATTCAGGCACAAATCCTTGATTTAATGAAGGAATTGCAAAACAAAATGGATACAAGCATCATCTTTATCACTCATGATCTCGGTGTTGTTGCGAATGTTGCAGATCGTGTTGCTGTTATGTATGCTGGTGAAATCGTTGAAATGGGCACAGTAGATGAAATATTCTATGATCCAAGACACCCATATACTTGGGGATTGCTTGCGTCTATGCCTAGCTTGGATAATGATGGAGAAACGGAGCTTGCTGCCATTCCAGGAACACCACCTGATTTGACAAACCCTCCTGTTGGTGACGCGTTTGCACCGAGAAATCCGAATGCCCTTGCAATCGATTATGAGCAAGAGCCGCCAATGTATCAGGTTTCAGAAACGCATTTCGTGAAATCTTGGCTGCTGCATCCAGATGCTCCAGCTGTTGAACCGCCTGCATCTGTGAAGGAGAAAATCCGTCCTTTATCCACTAACTTTGATAAACCTGTACTAGTGAAGGGGGATTTATGA
- a CDS encoding ABC transporter permease: MQQISKDKFKVVGNSSAEAETISRPSLSFWKDVFMRFRKNKLAMFGLVLLIILIVMAFLGPFLTQYDYRENDLMKANQPPSAEHYFGTDDLGRDMFARIWYGAKISLFIGIAAAIIDLVIGVIWGGISGYKGGRVDEVMMRIADVLYGIPYLLLVILLMVVLGQGLGTMILAMSITGWINMARITRGQVLSLKNQEYILASRTLGAGLTRIMGKHLIPNAMGPILVTLTLTIPNAIFTEAFLSYLGLGLTPPLASWGTMANDGIAAMSYYPWRVFFPALFICLTIFAFNVIGDGIRDALDPRLRK, translated from the coding sequence ATGCAGCAAATTTCAAAAGATAAATTCAAAGTTGTCGGTAACAGCAGCGCTGAAGCAGAAACGATTTCCAGACCGAGTCTGTCCTTCTGGAAAGACGTTTTTATGCGTTTCAGAAAGAACAAGCTTGCTATGTTCGGCCTTGTGCTGTTAATTATTTTAATTGTTATGGCGTTTTTGGGACCTTTTCTTACACAATATGATTATCGTGAAAACGACTTAATGAAAGCAAACCAGCCTCCAAGTGCAGAGCATTACTTCGGTACAGATGATCTTGGACGTGATATGTTCGCTCGTATTTGGTATGGTGCGAAAATCTCTCTATTCATCGGGATTGCAGCTGCTATCATTGACTTAGTAATTGGTGTAATCTGGGGGGGAATCTCTGGGTATAAAGGCGGCCGTGTCGATGAAGTAATGATGAGGATTGCAGACGTACTTTACGGAATTCCTTACTTGCTTCTAGTTATCTTATTAATGGTAGTTTTAGGTCAAGGATTAGGAACAATGATCCTGGCAATGAGTATTACCGGTTGGATTAACATGGCACGTATTACACGTGGACAAGTGCTTTCATTGAAAAACCAAGAGTATATTTTGGCTTCAAGAACTTTAGGTGCAGGCTTAACAAGAATCATGGGCAAACACTTGATTCCAAATGCAATGGGACCTATTCTTGTAACATTAACTTTGACTATCCCAAATGCTATCTTTACAGAAGCATTCTTGAGCTATTTAGGATTAGGTTTAACACCTCCTTTAGCAAGTTGGGGAACAATGGCTAATGATGGTATCGCAGCGATGAGCTACTACCCATGGCGTGTATTCTTCCCAGCATTGTTTATCTGTTTAACAATCTTTGCATTTAATGTAATCGGCGACGGCATACGTGATGCACTAGATCCAAGACTACGTAAGTAA
- a CDS encoding peptide ABC transporter substrate-binding protein, whose amino-acid sequence MKKRMLVLLSLVLALSAFLAACGNGDSGSSEEAKQDLRLNIRSEPFSLNPGLANDSTSSNVLLQTFEGLTRIDKDGEPEEAMAEDIQVSDDQLTYTFKIKEDANWSNGDPVTAEDFVYAWKWALDPANQSQYAYQLYYVKGAEEANTGKGKLDDVGVKAIDEKTLEVTLNNPTPYFTQLTAFYTYFPVNSTIAKENPDWYKDAGDDYVSNGPFKMTEWNHSESIKLEKNETYWDADTVKLATVEYSMIDDAGTSRSMYENDELDWNGLPFDTVSTDAIKALKDSGELKTQATAGTYWYKFNTEVEPLNNVHIRKALTYAIDRQSIVDQITQGGQIPAMAAVPPTMFPENEEGYFKDNDIEAAKAELQKGLDELGLKDASELPTITLSYNTDEAHAKIAQAIQDMWKNNLGIDVTLGNEEWAVYIDKLHSGDYQIGRMGWLGDFNDAINFLELYRDKEGGNNDTNWENAEFKQLLIDSQKETDAAKRQQMLKDAEAILMDELPIAPIYFYTNVWVQKDNLKDVVISGLGDAQLKWAYFE is encoded by the coding sequence ATGAAAAAGAGAATGCTTGTACTTCTATCATTAGTACTTGCACTTAGTGCATTCCTTGCAGCTTGTGGCAACGGCGACAGCGGTAGCTCAGAAGAGGCAAAACAAGATTTGCGTCTTAACATCAGATCAGAGCCATTCTCACTAAACCCTGGTTTAGCGAATGATTCTACATCAAGCAACGTATTGCTTCAAACTTTTGAAGGTTTAACTCGTATTGATAAAGACGGTGAGCCTGAGGAAGCAATGGCTGAAGACATTCAAGTTTCAGACGACCAATTAACTTATACTTTCAAAATTAAAGAAGATGCTAACTGGTCAAACGGTGATCCTGTAACTGCTGAAGACTTTGTGTATGCTTGGAAATGGGCTCTTGACCCAGCTAACCAATCACAATATGCTTACCAGCTTTACTATGTAAAAGGTGCTGAAGAAGCTAACACTGGTAAAGGTAAGCTAGATGATGTTGGAGTTAAAGCAATCGACGAGAAAACGCTTGAAGTTACTTTAAACAACCCAACTCCATACTTCACTCAATTAACTGCTTTTTACACTTACTTCCCTGTAAACAGCACAATTGCTAAAGAAAATCCAGACTGGTATAAAGATGCTGGAGATGATTATGTATCAAACGGACCATTCAAAATGACTGAATGGAACCACAGCGAATCCATTAAGCTAGAGAAAAACGAAACTTATTGGGATGCTGACACAGTTAAGCTAGCAACAGTTGAATATTCTATGATCGATGATGCTGGAACTTCTCGCAGCATGTACGAAAACGATGAGTTAGACTGGAATGGTCTTCCATTCGATACTGTTTCAACAGATGCTATTAAAGCACTTAAAGACAGCGGCGAGTTGAAAACTCAAGCAACTGCTGGTACTTACTGGTACAAATTCAATACGGAAGTTGAACCTTTGAACAACGTTCATATCCGTAAAGCATTGACATATGCAATTGATCGTCAATCAATTGTAGACCAAATTACACAAGGTGGACAAATTCCAGCAATGGCAGCTGTTCCTCCAACAATGTTCCCTGAGAACGAAGAAGGCTACTTCAAAGACAATGATATCGAAGCTGCAAAAGCAGAACTTCAAAAAGGTCTTGATGAGCTAGGCTTGAAAGATGCTTCAGAACTTCCAACTATCACTTTATCTTACAACACAGATGAAGCACATGCGAAAATTGCTCAAGCAATTCAAGATATGTGGAAAAATAACCTTGGAATTGATGTAACATTAGGAAACGAAGAGTGGGCTGTTTACATTGATAAACTTCACTCTGGCGATTACCAAATCGGACGTATGGGCTGGTTAGGTGACTTCAATGATGCAATCAACTTCCTTGAGCTATACCGCGATAAAGAGGGCGGTAACAACGATACAAACTGGGAAAATGCAGAATTTAAACAATTGTTGATCGATTCTCAAAAGGAAACTGATGCAGCAAAACGTCAACAAATGCTTAAAGATGCTGAAGCAATTCTAATGGACGAGCTTCCAATCGCACCGATTTACTTCTATACAAATGTTTGGGTACAAAAAGACAACCTGAAAGATGTAGTAATTTCTGGTCTTGGTGATGCTCAATTGAAATGGGCTTATTTCGAATAA
- the opp4B gene encoding oligopeptide ABC transporter permease produces MLKYTLRRILGMIPMLLLTSVVVFSLAKLMPGDSLSGEIDPNNTDPQYIAEMREKLGYNDPEYVQYFRWVTDFIKGDFGISTRYKIDVADLITERLPNTIFLGITALIITYILAFTFGMISGRKPYTIRDNLIAGINYIGLAIPSFVAGVITIYIFAFKLNWFPSNGSVGIGLMKGSFEYYISKLHHVFLPAIVLGALATASYTQFLRNDIIENSRKDFVRTARAKGTHENKIYNVHILRNSMIPLVTFLGFDIAALIGGAVITETIFTYPGIGQLMIQSVGTRDYPVLLTLLMLFSFLTLLGNLIADILYGVVDPRIRVS; encoded by the coding sequence ATGTTGAAATATACATTGCGAAGAATATTAGGCATGATACCAATGTTGCTCCTTACTTCTGTTGTGGTATTCTCCCTGGCGAAATTAATGCCAGGGGATTCCCTCAGTGGAGAAATTGATCCTAATAACACAGACCCTCAGTACATAGCTGAAATGAGAGAAAAACTCGGATACAATGATCCAGAATATGTTCAATATTTTCGCTGGGTAACAGATTTTATTAAAGGTGATTTTGGTATATCAACCCGCTATAAAATAGATGTAGCCGATCTCATTACTGAACGGCTCCCTAATACAATTTTCTTGGGAATCACTGCTCTAATTATTACGTATATCCTTGCCTTTACTTTCGGGATGATTTCTGGAAGAAAACCTTATACAATTCGGGACAACCTGATTGCAGGTATAAACTATATAGGTCTGGCAATTCCTTCGTTTGTAGCTGGAGTCATTACTATATATATTTTTGCATTTAAGTTAAACTGGTTCCCTTCGAACGGTTCTGTAGGAATTGGTCTGATGAAAGGATCGTTTGAATATTACATCAGTAAGCTGCATCATGTTTTCTTGCCGGCAATTGTCCTTGGTGCATTAGCAACAGCGAGCTATACACAATTTCTTAGAAATGACATCATTGAAAACAGCAGGAAGGATTTTGTGAGAACAGCTAGAGCCAAAGGAACGCATGAAAATAAGATTTATAATGTGCATATATTACGGAATTCAATGATACCACTAGTTACCTTTTTAGGATTTGATATCGCTGCATTAATAGGCGGTGCTGTAATAACCGAAACAATTTTCACTTATCCTGGTATTGGTCAATTAATGATCCAATCGGTAGGAACAAGAGATTATCCTGTTTTGTTAACATTATTAATGCTATTTTCGTTTTTAACATTGTTGGGCAACCTCATAGCTGATATTTTATATGGCGTTGTAGATCCAAGGATAAGGGTAAGTTAG
- a CDS encoding putative glycoside hydrolase, with amino-acid sequence MKYITFYLSFALCALLLIPNTTGAEKPDLLSDQQTEKLLKGFPEEVSERKKTSLTFPYPDAVRGIYVSGSAAGNSNRFNQLIQFVNQTDLNAMVIDFKEDSGKLVYKPTKASSLANAGSNKVKSIPAMLKKLEKAGIYPIARIVVFKDSHLAQLKPEWTFRNGEKVWKNERNEAFINPFVKDVWDYNVAAAIEAAQLGFQEVQFDYVRFPEGFEKKGANLSYSKGDYGKLNISEGQRRVKAVSDFVKYAKEKLKPYHVKVSVDIFGYAATLEEAPGIGQNFTEISKNVDVISSMIYPSHWGPYFGIKKPDLEPYRLVDAYMKVEKQKLTSLRNPLISRPWIQDFTAVYLGKGNYQPYGKKQVEAQIDALYANGVKEFLLWNAGCKYTSNVNYKPAESKKR; translated from the coding sequence ATGAAATACATTACTTTTTACTTATCTTTTGCATTATGTGCTTTATTGTTAATACCTAACACAACAGGAGCTGAAAAGCCTGATTTGTTATCAGACCAACAAACGGAGAAGCTTCTAAAGGGTTTTCCTGAAGAAGTTTCTGAAAGGAAGAAAACAAGTCTGACATTTCCTTATCCTGACGCAGTCAGAGGCATTTATGTTAGCGGCAGTGCGGCAGGAAACAGCAATCGGTTTAATCAGCTAATTCAGTTTGTGAATCAAACAGATTTGAACGCGATGGTTATTGATTTTAAGGAGGACAGCGGAAAGCTCGTTTATAAGCCAACAAAAGCTTCATCGTTAGCAAACGCAGGTTCTAATAAAGTGAAAAGTATCCCCGCCATGCTAAAAAAATTGGAGAAAGCAGGCATCTATCCAATTGCAAGAATTGTTGTTTTCAAGGACAGTCATCTGGCACAGCTAAAACCAGAGTGGACATTCAGAAATGGCGAAAAGGTTTGGAAAAATGAGCGTAATGAAGCCTTTATTAACCCTTTTGTGAAGGATGTTTGGGACTATAATGTAGCAGCAGCAATAGAGGCAGCACAGCTAGGATTTCAAGAAGTTCAGTTCGATTATGTCCGTTTTCCTGAAGGTTTTGAAAAAAAAGGCGCTAATTTAAGTTATTCTAAAGGTGATTATGGGAAACTGAATATAAGTGAAGGGCAAAGAAGGGTAAAAGCAGTATCTGACTTTGTTAAATATGCGAAGGAAAAGCTTAAGCCGTATCATGTAAAAGTTTCTGTGGATATATTCGGCTATGCGGCAACACTGGAAGAAGCTCCTGGCATTGGTCAGAACTTCACAGAAATCAGCAAAAATGTTGATGTTATTTCAAGCATGATTTATCCAAGTCATTGGGGTCCTTATTTTGGAATAAAAAAGCCTGACCTTGAACCATACCGCCTTGTAGACGCGTACATGAAAGTAGAGAAGCAAAAGCTGACAAGTTTGCGCAATCCACTAATTTCCCGGCCATGGATTCAAGACTTCACTGCTGTTTATTTAGGAAAGGGAAATTATCAGCCTTACGGAAAAAAGCAAGTGGAAGCTCAAATTGACGCTTTATACGCAAATGGAGTGAAAGAGTTCCTTCTCTGGAACGCAGGCTGTAAGTATACAAGCAACGTGAATTACAAACCGGCGGAATCAAAGAAAAGATAG
- the trpS gene encoding tryptophan--tRNA ligase: protein MKTIFSGIQPSGTITLGNYIGALSQFVELQDDYNCYFCIVDQHAITVPQDRLVLRNNIRSLAALYLAVGINPEKATLFIQSEVPAHAQGAWMMQCISYIGELERMTQFKDKSAGKEGVSAALLTYPPLMATDILLYSTDLVPVGEDQKQHLELTRDLAERFNKKYNDILTIPEVRIPKVGARIMSLQEPTKKMSKSDPNKKATITLLDEPSAIVKKIKSAVTDSEGIVKFDIENKPGVSNLLSIYSILSGKSIASLEEMYEGKGYGDFKADLAEVVVDTLRPIQEKYNELMNSPELDEILDLGAEKANKAANKMVKKMENAMGLGRKRR, encoded by the coding sequence ATGAAAACAATCTTTTCCGGCATCCAGCCGAGCGGAACAATTACTTTAGGAAATTATATTGGCGCACTAAGTCAGTTTGTGGAGCTACAGGATGATTATAACTGCTATTTCTGCATTGTTGATCAGCATGCGATCACAGTTCCGCAAGACCGCCTTGTATTAAGAAACAATATCCGCAGCCTAGCTGCATTGTATCTTGCTGTCGGTATTAACCCTGAAAAGGCTACATTATTCATCCAATCAGAAGTGCCTGCCCATGCTCAAGGTGCTTGGATGATGCAATGTATTTCCTATATAGGGGAATTAGAGCGCATGACGCAATTTAAAGATAAATCAGCTGGCAAAGAAGGTGTCTCTGCAGCACTTCTCACATACCCGCCATTGATGGCAACAGACATTCTGCTGTACAGCACAGATTTAGTTCCAGTCGGCGAAGACCAAAAGCAGCATTTAGAGCTTACACGAGATCTTGCTGAAAGATTCAACAAGAAATATAACGACATTCTGACAATACCAGAAGTTCGTATCCCTAAAGTCGGCGCAAGAATCATGTCACTGCAAGAACCGACGAAAAAAATGAGCAAATCTGATCCTAATAAAAAGGCAACAATCACTCTATTAGATGAACCGTCAGCCATTGTCAAAAAGATCAAGAGTGCTGTTACAGATTCAGAAGGCATCGTGAAGTTTGATATTGAAAATAAACCGGGAGTTTCCAACCTGTTGTCTATTTACTCTATTCTTTCAGGGAAATCAATTGCAAGCTTGGAGGAAATGTATGAAGGCAAAGGCTACGGCGACTTTAAAGCAGATCTTGCAGAAGTAGTTGTTGATACACTTCGTCCAATTCAAGAGAAATACAATGAATTAATGAACTCCCCTGAGCTTGACGAGATTTTAGATTTAGGTGCGGAAAAAGCGAATAAAGCAGCAAACAAAATGGTTAAAAAAATGGAAAACGCTATGGGCTTAGGCCGCAAGCGCAGATAA
- a CDS encoding ABC transporter permease, with translation MIKYLTRRLLFMLLSLLLIVTATFFFMRLAPGNPFTSEKQLPPAIEANLNEHYGLNDPWYVQYGEYLLRIVQWDFGPSFKYKSQTVNDLINEGFPVSLVLGMEAIFIALAVGVLLGIIAALKHNKWQDYTAMIIAVLGISVPSFIMAAFLQYVFAMKLGWFPVARWGTFSQSVLPAIALAAGPTAFIARLTRSSMLEVLSNDYIKTAKAKGLSQTTITVKHAIRNAILPVVSYMGPLSAGIVTGSFVIEKIFGIPGLGSHFVKSIGNRDYTVIMGVTVFYSIILLVSVLLVDILYGLIDPRIKLAGGKKGE, from the coding sequence ATGATAAAGTACTTGACAAGACGTCTGCTGTTTATGTTACTTTCTTTACTGCTTATTGTAACAGCAACGTTTTTCTTCATGAGGTTGGCACCAGGTAACCCTTTTACATCAGAGAAACAGCTGCCACCAGCAATTGAAGCTAACTTAAATGAACATTATGGACTAAATGACCCTTGGTATGTCCAATATGGGGAGTATCTACTTCGCATTGTACAATGGGATTTCGGCCCATCATTCAAATATAAGAGCCAAACAGTTAATGACTTAATCAATGAAGGATTCCCTGTTTCCTTAGTTCTGGGAATGGAAGCAATCTTTATTGCATTAGCAGTTGGTGTATTACTTGGTATTATTGCTGCATTGAAGCATAACAAATGGCAGGATTATACAGCAATGATTATAGCAGTACTCGGAATATCTGTTCCTTCCTTTATTATGGCCGCATTTTTACAATATGTATTCGCGATGAAATTAGGCTGGTTCCCGGTTGCAAGATGGGGAACATTCTCACAAAGCGTCTTGCCTGCCATCGCATTAGCAGCAGGGCCAACGGCGTTCATTGCCCGACTTACAAGATCATCTATGCTTGAAGTGTTGAGCAATGATTATATTAAAACGGCAAAAGCAAAAGGCTTGAGCCAAACTACTATTACAGTAAAACACGCTATCCGTAACGCTATTCTTCCAGTAGTATCCTATATGGGACCACTATCTGCAGGGATTGTAACAGGAAGCTTTGTCATTGAGAAAATATTCGGCATACCAGGTCTTGGATCACATTTCGTCAAGAGCATCGGTAACCGTGATTATACAGTAATTATGGGTGTAACAGTTTTCTATAGTATTATCCTATTAGTATCTGTTCTTCTTGTCGACATATTATATGGACTAATCGATCCACGCATTAAATTAGCTGGCGGGAAGAAAGGAGAATAA
- the opp4C gene encoding oligopeptide ABC transporter permease: MEVITPKNNNNLSVDIKTKSLSPWALARSKFIKNKIAMVSLLFLILVTILSFLAPYITTIDITKVNIGQMSLEPSGDHWLGTDKSGRDVFTRLLYGGRISLLVGICCTVAVVFLGTLVGSIAGYYGGRIDSLLMRFTDFIMVFPFLVFVIVLNAILQGIVSGLWVLIIVISLLSWGGVARIVRSKILSEKENEYILAAISIGGKPSKVIIKHLLPNVMSTIIVQASILFASMIVVESGLSYLGFGVPQEVPSWGNMLSSANEPDVLQNKPWIWLPPAIMITLTILSINFIGEGLKDAFNPKSKR, from the coding sequence ATGGAAGTAATTACTCCGAAAAATAATAATAACTTAAGCGTAGACATAAAAACGAAAAGCCTTTCTCCATGGGCATTAGCCAGAAGTAAATTCATCAAGAATAAGATTGCAATGGTAAGCCTGCTATTCCTTATCCTTGTAACAATTCTTTCTTTTTTAGCTCCGTATATCACAACAATTGACATAACTAAGGTAAATATAGGGCAAATGTCTTTGGAGCCTTCAGGTGACCATTGGCTTGGTACTGATAAAAGCGGAAGAGATGTGTTTACTCGCTTATTATATGGAGGAAGGATTTCCTTGCTTGTAGGCATATGCTGTACTGTAGCTGTCGTTTTCTTAGGCACATTAGTCGGTTCGATTGCTGGTTATTATGGTGGCAGAATTGATAGTTTGTTAATGCGTTTTACTGATTTTATCATGGTTTTTCCGTTTTTAGTGTTTGTCATCGTGCTCAATGCCATTCTTCAAGGTATTGTTTCAGGCTTATGGGTATTAATCATTGTGATAAGTCTGTTGAGCTGGGGTGGAGTAGCAAGGATTGTGCGCAGTAAAATTCTCTCTGAGAAGGAAAACGAATATATATTAGCTGCCATTTCCATTGGCGGTAAACCGAGTAAAGTCATTATTAAGCATTTGCTGCCGAATGTAATGTCTACCATTATTGTGCAGGCTTCTATCCTATTTGCAAGCATGATTGTTGTAGAATCAGGTTTAAGCTATTTAGGGTTTGGTGTACCTCAAGAGGTGCCAAGCTGGGGAAATATGCTGTCTTCTGCAAATGAACCAGATGTGCTCCAAAATAAACCGTGGATTTGGCTACCGCCAGCCATTATGATTACATTGACTATCCTATCCATTAACTTCATAGGCGAAGGCCTAAAAGATGCCTTCAACCCAAAATCCAAACGTTAA